A region of Chloracidobacterium sp. DNA encodes the following proteins:
- a CDS encoding NAD(P)/FAD-dependent oxidoreductase has protein sequence MKDRPNIVIIGGGFGGLWAAKALADKPVDVTLIDRKNHHVFQPLLYQVATAVLSPGEIAQPIRRILHKADNIEVLLSEVVGFDKENGCVTLSDGSQISYDYLIVAGGARHSYFGHDEWERDAPGLKTIEDAVEMRRRILVAFETAERDAYLTGNQKQLNFVVVGGGPTGVELAGAIADIARKALAKDFKAIDTRNASVMLFEGSDKILGTFGKDLSESAKQQLESLGVEVHLNSFVTDIEPGRVKVGDDWIDCDVVLWATGVAASPLSKALGVEIDKAGRVLVENDLSLKGFQNIFVIGDMAFLLQKGGEPVPGVSPAAMQMGTATANNILAELKGTPREDFVYHDKGTMATIGRKKAIAQLAGLKFTGFIAWMMWLFLHVFFLIGFRNRLAVLFEWFWAYLTRERSARLITGDACEMNTPKGSQVS, from the coding sequence ATGAAGGACCGGCCAAACATTGTGATCATCGGCGGCGGATTTGGCGGCTTGTGGGCTGCCAAGGCGCTTGCTGATAAGCCTGTCGATGTCACGCTGATCGACCGCAAGAATCATCACGTCTTTCAGCCGCTGCTTTATCAGGTCGCGACAGCGGTGCTTAGTCCTGGCGAGATCGCACAGCCGATACGACGCATTCTTCACAAGGCTGATAATATCGAGGTCCTTCTTAGCGAGGTTGTCGGTTTTGATAAGGAGAATGGGTGCGTTACGCTGTCGGACGGCTCGCAGATTTCTTACGACTATTTGATCGTCGCCGGCGGAGCTCGGCATTCATATTTTGGACATGACGAATGGGAACGCGACGCGCCGGGATTGAAGACGATCGAGGACGCCGTTGAGATGCGTCGCCGTATCCTCGTTGCATTCGAGACCGCCGAACGCGATGCGTATCTCACCGGCAACCAAAAACAGTTGAATTTTGTCGTAGTAGGCGGCGGCCCGACGGGCGTTGAACTTGCCGGAGCGATCGCCGACATTGCGCGAAAGGCGCTTGCGAAAGATTTCAAGGCCATTGACACGCGAAATGCTTCAGTGATGCTCTTCGAAGGTTCAGACAAAATTCTCGGCACCTTTGGCAAGGACCTTTCCGAAAGTGCCAAGCAACAGCTCGAATCGCTCGGAGTAGAAGTGCATCTCAACAGTTTCGTTACCGACATCGAGCCTGGCCGCGTGAAGGTAGGCGACGATTGGATCGACTGTGATGTAGTTCTGTGGGCAACTGGAGTTGCCGCTTCGCCGCTGAGCAAAGCACTCGGCGTCGAGATCGATAAGGCTGGACGCGTTCTTGTCGAAAACGATCTTTCGCTAAAAGGCTTCCAGAATATTTTCGTCATCGGAGACATGGCATTTTTGCTGCAGAAAGGCGGCGAGCCTGTTCCCGGCGTCAGTCCCGCCGCGATGCAGATGGGAACCGCGACCGCGAATAACATTCTCGCCGAGTTAAAAGGGACGCCGCGCGAGGATTTTGTTTACCATGACAAAGGCACAATGGCGACGATCGGCCGAAAAAAAGCGATTGCCCAGCTCGCGGGCCTGAAGTTCACAGGTTTTATCGCATGGATGATGTGGCTGTTCCTTCATGTCTTTTTCCTCATCGGTTTTCGAAACCGGCTGGCCGTGCTTTTCGAATGGTTTTGGGCCTATCTCACGCGTGAACGCAGCGCACGGCTCATAACCGGCGACGCCTGCGAAATGAACACGCCTAAAGGTTCGCAAGTAAGTTGA
- the aroE gene encoding shikimate dehydrogenase: protein MNNGKVCISICAETPDEMITKIKRAEELADLIEIRFDCVSADQLELTFELMESYQVSKPLIATFRSAEQGAKTSATFDQRKEFWQKTHTRFYAADVEEDVFQFAGHWNKRIASFHDFDGVTAKLEAVFENLCSTDADVIKIAVQSNDISDAIPVWKLFKQTNVDGRNVIPIAMGEVGKWTRILGLAHGTFLTYASIGEGDETASGQITAKDLIETYRVKELDLETKVYGVIGDPVSESLSPYMHNAAFADQNINAVFIPLQVKDLDEFILRMVRPKTREVELNFAGFAVTMPHKQAIIKHLDAIDPTAEKIGAVNTVKIDDGKLIGYNTDAYGFITPLKERFGDVSRARVAVFGAGGAARACVYALKQEGANVNLLARDKEKTQVFADEFDLVTSQISNLKSQIPKILFDNFDIIVNATPVGMKGPLENESLFSAEQLEGVKFVYDLVTSAVKTPIIHEAKKANIPYLDGFDMLIHQGAKQFEIWTGQSAPIVKMKEAIQKKID from the coding sequence GTGAATAACGGAAAGGTCTGCATTTCAATCTGCGCCGAAACACCCGACGAAATGATCACGAAGATCAAGCGAGCGGAAGAACTCGCTGACTTGATAGAGATTCGTTTTGATTGTGTATCCGCGGATCAGCTCGAACTGACATTCGAGCTGATGGAGAGTTATCAGGTCTCAAAGCCATTGATTGCGACATTTCGCTCGGCGGAACAAGGTGCGAAAACTTCTGCAACATTCGATCAGCGTAAAGAGTTTTGGCAAAAAACGCATACACGATTTTATGCGGCCGATGTTGAGGAAGATGTTTTTCAGTTTGCTGGACACTGGAACAAGCGGATAGCTTCCTTTCACGATTTTGATGGCGTTACTGCAAAACTCGAAGCCGTTTTTGAAAATTTATGTTCCACCGATGCCGATGTGATAAAGATCGCCGTTCAATCTAACGATATATCAGATGCGATCCCGGTCTGGAAACTGTTCAAACAGACGAACGTCGACGGTAGAAACGTCATCCCTATCGCGATGGGCGAAGTCGGAAAATGGACGCGGATCTTGGGTCTGGCTCACGGTACATTCTTGACGTATGCGTCTATTGGCGAAGGCGATGAAACCGCGTCCGGTCAGATAACTGCGAAAGATCTAATAGAAACATATCGCGTTAAAGAACTCGATCTCGAAACAAAAGTTTACGGTGTGATCGGCGATCCCGTTTCGGAATCTCTTTCGCCATATATGCACAATGCGGCATTTGCCGACCAGAATATTAATGCCGTTTTTATTCCTTTACAGGTAAAAGATCTTGACGAATTTATCCTTCGAATGGTGAGACCGAAAACCCGTGAAGTTGAACTTAATTTCGCTGGATTCGCCGTCACGATGCCGCATAAGCAGGCGATCATCAAACACCTCGACGCCATAGATCCAACTGCTGAAAAGATCGGAGCCGTCAACACAGTAAAGATCGACGACGGCAAATTGATTGGCTACAACACTGATGCTTACGGTTTTATCACGCCGCTAAAAGAGAGATTTGGTGATGTTAGTAGGGCAAGAGTTGCAGTTTTCGGTGCAGGCGGCGCTGCCCGAGCTTGTGTTTATGCTCTAAAGCAAGAAGGTGCTAACGTTAACCTTCTCGCCAGAGACAAAGAAAAAACGCAAGTGTTCGCCGATGAATTTGATCTGGTGACATCTCAAATTTCTAATCTCAAATCTCAAATCCCCAAAATCCTGTTCGATAATTTTGACATCATCGTCAATGCAACTCCTGTAGGAATGAAAGGCCCACTCGAAAACGAATCGTTGTTTTCTGCCGAACAGCTTGAAGGTGTAAAATTTGTGTATGACCTTGTGACAAGTGCGGTAAAGACACCGATAATTCACGAGGCAAAAAAAGCGAATATTCCTTACCTTGACGGGTTTGATATGTTGATTCATCAGGGTGCAAAGCAGTTTGAGATATGGACCGGACAGTCGGCTCCGATTGTAAAGATGAAAGAGGCAATTCAGAAGAAGATAGATTGA
- a CDS encoding zf-TFIIB domain-containing protein translates to MTVEALNCPNCGAGVASDSTQCEFCKSRLKTMACPSCFGLMFVGSKFCGHCGAKAVQAEAADGDNLGECPRCRRRLDSLQIGDVTLSECKKCSGMWADVETFQNICVDREKQSSVLGFIGDRELNAEPLSKISYVPCPKCKQLMNRSNFAKASGVIIDTCKQHGVWFDAEELPKVIEFIQKGGMDIARQRERMEIENERGRLREDLRRQAKFDAKFGTANISDRDDDRGVQGFLSKLFDI, encoded by the coding sequence ATGACAGTTGAAGCATTAAATTGTCCCAACTGCGGTGCCGGTGTTGCAAGCGACAGCACGCAGTGTGAATTTTGCAAATCGCGATTAAAGACGATGGCGTGTCCGTCGTGTTTTGGGCTGATGTTTGTCGGCAGCAAATTTTGCGGACACTGCGGAGCAAAAGCGGTGCAGGCAGAGGCTGCTGATGGCGATAATCTTGGCGAATGTCCGCGTTGCCGACGAAGACTCGATTCTTTGCAGATCGGCGACGTGACGCTCAGCGAATGTAAAAAGTGCAGCGGAATGTGGGCAGATGTGGAGACTTTTCAGAATATTTGTGTCGATCGAGAAAAGCAATCGTCTGTTTTAGGATTTATCGGTGATCGTGAATTAAATGCTGAGCCGCTTTCAAAGATCAGCTACGTTCCTTGTCCCAAATGCAAACAACTGATGAACCGCAGCAACTTTGCAAAAGCTTCCGGCGTGATCATCGATACTTGTAAGCAGCATGGCGTATGGTTTGATGCCGAAGAATTGCCGAAGGTGATCGAGTTTATCCAAAAAGGGGGAATGGACATCGCTCGTCAACGAGAACGAATGGAGATAGAAAACGAACGCGGGCGTTTGCGTGAAGATCTGCGTAGACAGGCAAAATTCGACGCGAAATTTGGCACTGCAAATATTTCTGACAGAGACGACGATCGCGGGGTGCAAGGTTTTTTGAGTAAACTTTTTGATATATGA
- a CDS encoding tryptophan-rich sensory protein, translated as MTAAANSRDRMRAVLVIVATIGTIWFNFLAATGSVNGVTPDVISDKYPNILTPAGYAFSIWSLIYLGIVAFSIYQFLGANLVRFRAIRSLYIFSCLLNCGWIYFWHRDQIAICLVFIFALLATLFLMLILFRRSEASGGTLFTKVPFGIYAGWVTAASLVNFVIFLKYEGVELSNFAWNLLGAVLIIFAALIAILVRAKLKNYVYPIAVAWALTAIAVKQGGNTSILVAAAIGVVSCLVTAGSVVVDLKDSSSE; from the coding sequence ATGACAGCAGCAGCAAATTCCCGTGATCGGATGCGGGCAGTACTCGTAATAGTTGCCACGATCGGTACCATTTGGTTCAACTTCCTAGCCGCGACCGGCAGCGTCAACGGGGTTACGCCCGACGTTATTTCGGACAAATATCCCAATATTTTAACGCCTGCCGGCTACGCATTTTCGATCTGGAGCCTGATCTACCTCGGAATTGTTGCTTTTAGCATCTATCAATTTTTGGGTGCGAATCTGGTGCGTTTCCGAGCCATCAGGTCGCTGTATATTTTCAGCTGCCTGCTGAATTGCGGCTGGATCTATTTTTGGCATCGCGATCAGATCGCCATCTGCTTAGTTTTTATCTTTGCTCTGCTCGCCACACTTTTCCTGATGCTTATTTTATTTCGACGGTCTGAGGCGTCTGGCGGGACGTTATTTACAAAAGTTCCATTTGGCATTTATGCAGGCTGGGTGACGGCGGCATCGCTGGTGAATTTTGTGATCTTCCTGAAATATGAAGGTGTGGAATTATCAAATTTTGCGTGGAATCTTCTTGGCGCGGTATTGATAATTTTCGCTGCCCTGATCGCGATCCTTGTAAGAGCGAAGCTGAAAAATTATGTTTACCCGATAGCCGTCGCCTGGGCGTTGACAGCGATCGCAGTTAAACAAGGTGGCAACACGTCGATACTCGTCGCTGCCGCGATCGGTGTCGTTTCGTGCCTCGTTACCGCGGGCAGCGTCGTTGTCGATCTAAAGGATTCCAGCAGTGAATAA
- a CDS encoding ThiF family adenylyltransferase has product MNDRYSRQILFREIGKSGQEKLLNSRVLLVGCGALGASHAEMLARAGIGRLRIVDRDFVEFTNLQRQTLFKESDAAERLPKAIAAKSRITEINSEIDVEAIVADVNLSNIESLIDGCDLILDGSDNFQVRYLVNDVCVRHSKTWIYGAAVSSYGTTMTIIPGQTPCLRCIFDEMPDAGSAPTCDTAGVIMPIIATVSATQVAEALKILVGDTDSLHRSLMQFDIWANDRQRIKLSDPNPDCKCCGQKIFEFLDAESQEFSAVLCGRNAVQIAPPSQTKIDLVSLAERINSVTEVKQNEYLLRFTSGENEITVFRDGRAIVKGTNDVSAARSLYAKYIGN; this is encoded by the coding sequence ATGAACGACCGTTACAGTCGCCAAATATTATTTCGCGAGATCGGCAAGAGCGGTCAGGAAAAACTGCTGAATTCGCGTGTTTTGCTTGTCGGCTGTGGAGCGTTAGGAGCGTCGCACGCAGAAATGCTTGCACGAGCAGGCATTGGAAGATTACGAATTGTTGACCGCGATTTTGTCGAGTTCACTAATCTTCAACGGCAGACATTATTCAAGGAAAGTGACGCCGCTGAGCGTCTGCCGAAAGCCATCGCCGCAAAGTCACGCATCACCGAGATCAATTCCGAGATCGATGTGGAAGCGATCGTCGCCGATGTAAATCTCTCGAATATAGAATCGCTCATTGACGGCTGCGATCTAATCCTCGACGGCAGTGATAATTTTCAAGTTCGCTATCTTGTAAACGACGTCTGCGTACGGCACAGCAAGACGTGGATCTATGGTGCTGCAGTTTCGAGCTACGGGACGACAATGACGATCATTCCGGGCCAGACACCTTGTCTGCGTTGCATCTTTGACGAAATGCCCGACGCTGGCTCGGCTCCAACATGTGACACGGCAGGCGTGATAATGCCGATAATCGCGACGGTTTCAGCGACGCAAGTAGCTGAAGCTTTGAAGATACTTGTTGGTGACACTGATTCTCTGCATCGTTCGTTAATGCAATTCGACATATGGGCCAACGACCGTCAACGCATCAAACTCAGCGATCCGAATCCGGACTGTAAATGTTGCGGGCAAAAAATATTTGAATTTCTTGATGCTGAATCGCAGGAATTTTCTGCTGTCCTTTGCGGGCGAAATGCTGTTCAGATAGCACCGCCTTCGCAAACAAAGATCGATCTTGTGTCGCTCGCAGAACGTATTAATAGTGTGACTGAAGTAAAACAGAATGAATATTTGTTACGGTTCACCTCCGGTGAAAATGAAATTACCGTATTTCGTGATGGCAGAGCCATTGTAAAAGGAACAAACGACGTTTCAGCTGCACGTTCTCTTTACGCAAAATATATCGGGAATTGA